In Malania oleifera isolate guangnan ecotype guangnan chromosome 8, ASM2987363v1, whole genome shotgun sequence, a single window of DNA contains:
- the LOC131162542 gene encoding amino acid permease 3-like: MAEQTVAVNNRRHSGHQAFDVFLNQQLPRTASDAFDDDGSPKRTGSFWTASAHIITAVIGSGVLSLAWAIAQLGWIAGPVVMILFSVLTFYGSTLLADCYRTGDSLTGKRNHTYMDAVRSNLGGTKVKICGTIQYMNLFGTAIGYTIAASISMMAIKRSNCFHESGGKNPCHTPSNPYMIAFGISEIVLSQIPGFDQIWWLSIVASLMSFTYSSIGLALGIAKVAENRKIKGSATGIHVGMVTQTQKVWRTFQALGNIAFAYAFSFVLIEIQDTIKSPPAESKTMKKASFMSIAVTTVFYMLCGCMGYAGFGETAPGNLLTGFGFFNPYWLLDIANAAIVIHLMGAYQVYSQPLFAFIEKFAADRFPNSRFISKEIKIPIPSFPSYSLNLFRLVSRTIFVIITTVISMILPFFNDVVGLLGALGFCPLTVYFPIQMYIAQKKIPKWSSTWIGFHIIIFVCLVVSLGAAAGSIVGMVLDLDAYKPFKTTY, from the exons ATGGCGGAACAGACCGTGGCAGTGAACAACCGAAGGCATTCTGGGCACCAAGCCTTCGATGTTTTCCTCAACCAGCAGCTTCCCCGAACTGCCTCCGACGCCTTCGACGACGACGGCAGTCCTAAGCGCACtg GGAGTTTTTGGACTGCAAGTGCTCATATCATCACAGCTGTGATTGGGTCTGGAGTTCTGTCATTGGCCTGGGCCATTGCTCAGCTCGGATGGATTGCTGGCCCCGTCGTCATGATATTGTTCTCCGTCCTCACTTTCTACGGTTCTACTCTGCTCGCCGATTGTTACCGTACCGGCGACTCCCTCACCGGCAAGAGAAACCACACTTACATGGATGCTGTCCGATCCAATCTCG GTGGGACCAAGGTCAAGATCTGTGGAACAATTCAGTACATGAACCTTTTCGGAACCGCCATTGGATACACCATTGCAGCATCCATAAGCATGAT GGCAATCAAGAGGTCGAATTGCTTCCACGAGAGTGGTGGGAAGAATCCCTGCCACACACCCAGCAATCCATACATGATTGCGTTTGGCATCTCCGAGATCGTTCTCTCCCAAATCCCCGGCTTTGATCAAATATGGTGGCTCTCCATTGTCGCTTCCCTCATGTCCTTCACCTACTCTAGCATCGGTCTCGCCCTTGGCATTGCAAAAGTTGCAG AAAACAGAAAAATCAAGGGAAGTGCCACCGGAATCCATGTTGGCATGGTGACCCAGACCCAGAAAGTGTGGAGGACCTTCCAAGCCCTTGGCAACATAGCTTTTGCTTACGCTTTCTCCTTTGTCCTCATCGAGATTCAG GACACGATCAAATCCCCACCAGCAGAATCCAAGACAATGAAAAAGGCATCTTTCATGAGCATTGCAGTGACAACTGTCTTCTACATGCTCTGCGGCTGTATGGGCTACGCTGGATTTGGGGAAACCGCCCCCGGGAACCTCCTCACTGGGTTTGGTTTCTTCAACCCTTACTGGCTTCTTGACATAGCCAACGCTGCTATAGTAATCCACCTGATGGGAGCATACCAAGTGTATAGTCAACCCCTTTTCGCCTTCATTGAGAAATTTGCCGCAGACAGATTCCCAAACAGCCGTTTCATCTCCAAGGAAATCAAAATCCCCATCCCCAGTTTCCCCTCCTATAGCCTCAACCTCTTTCGACTGGTGTCGCGAACCATCTTTGTGATCATCACCACGGTGATATCGATGATTCTCCCCTTCTTCAACGACGTGGTCGGGCTTCTTGGGGCTCTTGGGTTCTGCCCCCTAACCGTTTACTTCCCGATACAAATGTATATTGCACAAAAGAAGATTCCAAAATGGAGCAGCACATGGATCGGCTTCcatatcatcatttttgtttGCCTTGTGGTTTCCTTGGGTGCTGCTGCTGGCTCCATCGTTGGGATGGTTCTTGATCTCGATGCTTACAAGCCCTTCAAGACCACCTACTAG